GTTGCTCAGCCTGGTTGCGGCGAGCTCCTTCTGGGCGGGGGAGAGCGCGGTGGTGTCGGCCAGCGACCAGATCAGCTCGACGCGGGTGTCCGTGGTGTTGACGTGCTGTCCGCCCGCGCCGGAGGAGCGAGAGAACCTCCAGGTCATCTCGCTCTCGGGCAGGTTCAGGCGTCCGTCATGACTCATCGTCCGCCAGTATGCGGTACATGGCCTTGCGGGCGTCCTCGACCACCGCTGTGGCCTTCTCCTGCTGGGCGGGCGTGCCGACCTGCGCGACCTGCTTCCAGGCCACGACGAACCCCTTGAGGCTCGTCGAGAGGTCGTGCATCTCGCGGCGCTGGTCGGCGCGGTCGTCCTCCCACGGGGTGCCGAGCTGCTCGCGATGCTCCGCGACGTACGCGTCGCCTTCCTCGGTCAGCGTCGCGGTCTTGCGGCCGTCGACGCGCTGGAACGTGAGGAGTCCTTCGTCCTCGAGCTGCTGGAGCACGGGGTAGATCGAGCCGGGGCTGGGTGACCAGGATCCCTCGCTCCGCTCGCCGATCTCCTGGATGAGCTGGTAGCCGTGCTTGGGCCCCTCCGCGAGGAGGAGCAGGGCCGCGGCGCGGACGTCGCCGCCGCGACCGCCGCGACGCCGGCCACGGGGGCGGCCGGGGCCGCCGAACCCGGGGCCGAAGTCGGCGCCGAACCCGCGGTCCTGATGGTGCCTGCCGCGGCGGCGATCGGCCGGGCGGCGAGTGTCTGAGAAGTCGTTGCTTCGCATGGGGTGACCCACTTTCTCTACAACCGACATGTTGTCGATATCTAAACGATATATCGGCAACGTGTCGGCGTCAAGAAGGTGGTCAGCCGCCGGCGACGTAGCTGCTGAGCTGGTCGCGCTCGAACTCGAGCTGTTCCATGCGGTGCTTGACCGCGTCGCCGATGCTGAGGACGCCGATCAGCCGGCCGTCCTGGAGCACGGGCACGTGACGGATGCGGTGCTCGGTCATGATCGCCATCAGGCTGCCGAACGAGTCGTCCGGCGAGCAGGTCCGCACGTCGGTCGTCATGATGTCCGCCACCGCCATGTCGCGCGCGTTCTCGGCCCCGCGCAGCTTGCGGACGATGTCGCGCTCGGACACGATGCCGAGCATCTGGTCGCCGTCGGCGCTCACCACCAGGGCGCCGACGTTGAGCTCTGCGAGCCGGTCCATCAGCTCGCGGACCGTGGCATCGGGGGCGATCGTGTAGACCGCGTCGCTCCCCTTGGACGACAGGACCTCGTTCACGCGCATCGGAGACTCCATTCCTGGGTTCCCCGCACTGTAACCCCGGTCACACCCCGGGGGCGAGCATCACGAGGACTCGTCGGCCGGTTCCCGTGCGAAGTCGAACGTGCGGACGTTGTCGCGCTCGGGCGGCCCGGACTCGTCCTCGGGCTCGTCGGTCCACGACCGGTCCGGCGGCCCCTGGTCCGGGAAGTGCCCCAGGTACGCCATCGCGGCGTCGTGCAGGCGCGTGTTGGTGGCCAGGGCGTTGTCGCCCCAGGGCCCGGGCGCACCGGCGAGGCTCGTGAACGTGCCCCCGGCCTCGCGGACGATGACGTCGAGCGCGGCCATGTCCCAGATCTTGAGCTCGGGCTCGGCAGCGATGTCGACGGCGCCCTCCGCGAGCAGCATGTACGACCAGAAGTCGCCGTAGGCGCGGGTCCGCCAGCAGCGGCGCATCAGCGCGGCGAACGCCTCGCCGCGGCCGATCACGTCCCAGCCGCCGAGCGAGGCGTACGACAACGAGGCGCTCTCGAGGTCGGACACCCGCGAGACCTGGATCTGGCGCGACGACATGAGCGACTTGCCCGTGAAGGCACCGGTGCCCTTGCTGGCCCACCAGCGACGGCCGAGGGCGGGTGCGGACACGCAGCCGGCGACGATCTCGCCGTCCTCCTCCAGGGCGATGAGGGTGGCCCACACAGGGACGCCGCGGACGAAGTTGGAGGTGCCGTCGATCGGGTCGATGATCCAGCGCCGTCCGCCGGGACCGTTCGTGCCCTCGTCCTCGCCCTGCTCCTCGCCGAGCACGACGTCCCGGCCGCGGGCGGACTTGAGGGTGCGCCGTACGGCGGCCTCGACGGCCTGGTCGGACTCGGTCACGTACGTCATGTCCGGCTTCGTGTCGACCTGGAGATCGACCGCGAGGAAGCGTTCCATCGAGAGGTTGTCAGCGTTGTCGGCGAGCACGTGTGCGAGGCGCAGGTCGTCGTTGTACGAGTGAGCCATGGCCCTCAGGGTACGGCGTTCGCAGTCCGAATCCGCCGTCGGCACACGGAACGGCCGTGCCTAGTACTCGTCCTTCTGGTCACGGCTGGCCAGGATGCGCCGGAACGACTCGACCCGCGCGGCCGCCAAAGTGCCGTCCGCGACCGCCACGTCGAGCGCGCACTCGGGCTCGGTCGCGGAGTGCAGGCACCCGCGGGGGCAGCCGCGAGCGACCTCCTGCAGGTCGGGAAAGGCCTTGATGATGTCGTCGACCTCGACGTGGGCGAGGCCGAACGAGCGGATGCCGGGGGTGTCGATGATCCACCCGCCGAACGGCAGCTCGAGGCTGATCGCGGACGTCGAGGTGTGCCGGCCGCGTCCGGTCACCGCGTTGACGTAGCTGACCGACCGGCGGGCATCGGGCACGAGCGCGTTGACGAGCGTGGACTTGCCGACCCCGCTGTGTCCGACGAGGACGCTCGTGCGGTCGCGCAGGGCGTCCCGCACGGCGTCGAGGTCGCCGTCCTGCCGGGTCACCAGGACGCGCACACCCAGCGGCTCGAACATCGCGACGATCTCGTCGGGCGAGCCGAGGTCGGACTTGGTGAGGCAGACGAGCGGCTCCATGCCGGCGTCGAACGCGGCCACGAGACACCGGTCGATGAGCCCCGCACGCGGCGGCGGGTCAGCCAGGGCGGCGACGATGACGAGCTGGTCGGCGTTGGCCACGATGATGCGCTCGATCGGGTCGTCGTCGTCCGCCGTGCGACGCAGCACCGTGCGCCGCGGCATGACCTCGACGATGCGGGCCAACGAGCCCTCGTCGCCGCTGATGTCGCCGACGACCCGGACCTCGTCGCCGACGATGACGCCCTTGCGGCCGAGGTTGCGCGACTTCATCGCGGTGATCACGCGGGTGCCCCTCGCGCCGGTCGACGGCTCGTCCAGCGTGACGGTGTACCGGCCGCGGTCGATCGTCACGACGCGGGCGGTGGCCGCCTCGTCGTAGTTGGGCCGCACCTTCGTCCGGGGTCGCGTGTGACGACGGGGGCGCTCGAACCGGGCGTGCTCGTCGTCCTGGCGTGCCATCGCGTCAGACCTTCGCCGGCGCGGTCATCAGGCGTTCCCAGACGGGGGCGAAGTTGGGGTAGGTCTTGATCGTCGTGACGACGTTCTCGACCAGGAGGTCGGGCACCCGCAGACCGAGGACCACCGCGGCGTGGGCCATGCGGTGGTCGTCGTACGTCCGGAAGGTGTCGCCGTGCAGCGGTCGCGGCCGGATGAGCAGGCCGTCTTCGAGCTCCTCCGCGTCCCCGCCGAGACGGTTGATCTCGGTGACCAGCGCGGCCAGGCGGTCGGTCTCGTGGCCCCGCAGGTGCGCGACTCCGGTGAGGCGCGAGGGCGTGGTCGCGAGGGCGGCCATCGCGGCGATGACCGGTGTCAGCTCGCCGACGTCGTGCAGGTCGAGCTCGACACCGGTCAGCTCGGGCCCGGCCGCGAAGACCAGGTCGGCGCCGTCGGGGGTGACCGTGCCGCCGAACGCCGGGACGATGTCGCGCCACGCGTCGCCGGCCTGGTCGGTGTCGCGGGGCCAGCTGCGGATGCGGACCTCGCCGCCGGTGACCAGCGCGCCCGCGATGAACACGCCGGCGTTCGACAGGTCGGGCTCGATCTCGACGTCGAGCGCGTCGATCGTGCCGGGGTGGACGACCCAGCGCGCCGGCTCGTCGGTGTCGACGCGGACGCCGCGGCGGCGCAGCTCGGCGACCGTCATCTCGATGTGCGGCATCGACGGCAGCGTCCCGCCGGTGTGGCGCAGGTCGAGCCCCTGCTCGAAACGGGCACCCACGAGCAGCAGCGCCGAGACGAACTGGCTCGACGCGGACGCGTCGACCTCGACGGTCCCGCCGGGCACCCGGCCGCTCCCGTGCACCGTGAACGGCAGCGCGCCGCGGCCGCCGTCGTCGACCTCGACGCCGAGACTGCGGAGCGTCGCGATCGTGGTGGCCATCGGGCGGACGCGCGCGTGCTCGTCGCCGTCGAAGGTGACCGGGGCGTCGCCGAGGGCGGCGAGCAGGGGGACGAACCGCATGACGGTGCCGGCCAGGCCGCAGTCGACCGTCACCGGATCGGCCCCGGTCGAGCGGGCCGGCGTGACGGTCCACGTCATGCCGTCGCGCTCGATCGTGGCACCGAGCGTCGTGAGCGCGGCCGCCATCAGGTTCGTGTCCCGCGAGCCGAGAGGTCGGGTGATGACGGACGGCCCGTCGCCCAGGGCAGCGAGGATCAGGACGCGGTTGGTCAGCGACTTCGAGCCGGGAACGAGGACCTCGCCGACGAACGGCGTGTCACGGTGGGGCGCGAGCCAGGGGAGCGGGTCAGTCATCGCCGCCAGCCTATCGGTCCGTGCGGGGATGCTGCCGGACGTCAGCTGCGGATGTGGTCCAGCTGGTCCGCGACCGATGCCGCGGCGTCCGTCATCTTGTCCTTCGCACGACGCACGAGGATCTTCTTGTGCGGGTCGGGGTCGAGCGTCGCCATGAGCAGGCCACCGGTCAGCGCCATGTTCTTCATGAAGTGGATGCGCTGGTTGGTGCGCGCCGCCGGGTCGTTCTCGTCCCAGTAGCGGTGGCCGGCCGCGGTCGTGGGCGGCAGCGACACCGCGAGCACCAACGCCGAGAGCCGGGGGAGGTGTCCGGTGGCCAGTCCCAGCCCGGCGACCAGGTGCACCGCACCGTTGACACGGGTCAGGTTCGAGCCGTTGACCGGGATCTGCGGGGCCACCTTCTTGATGAGGTCGGCCACCGGCTGCGCCTTCGCGGCACGCGGACCGGGCTGCTTGAGCGCCATCGCCCCGCCGTGGATGAACAGCGAGGCAAGCATCGGACGCGCCACCATGCGCAAGAGGGTCATGGACCATTCATACCGGACCCGCGTGCGGGGCATCCTGTCCGTGCCCTGTGGCACGCTGGTCGCATGTGCGGGCGCTACGCGACGACCCAGACCTCGGCCACCCTCCACCAGGCCTTCGAGGTCGACCTGGCGAACTCGTTCGTCGAGCTCGAGGCCGACTACAACATGGCGCCGACCAAGCTCGCGCCCGTGGTCATCGGACGCCGTGAGGACACCGCGGAGTCGTCCGCGCGTCCCCAGCGCGAGCTGCTCACCGCCCGGTGGGGCCTCATCCCCAGCTGGGCCAAGGATCCCTCGATCGGCAACCGGCTGATCAACGCCCGGTCCGAGACGGTCGCGGAGAAGCCCGCGTTCAAGAAGGCGTTCG
Above is a genomic segment from Aeromicrobium chenweiae containing:
- a CDS encoding CBS domain-containing protein — protein: MRVNEVLSSKGSDAVYTIAPDATVRELMDRLAELNVGALVVSADGDQMLGIVSERDIVRKLRGAENARDMAVADIMTTDVRTCSPDDSFGSLMAIMTEHRIRHVPVLQDGRLIGVLSIGDAVKHRMEQLEFERDQLSSYVAGG
- a CDS encoding inositol monophosphatase family protein, which codes for MAHSYNDDLRLAHVLADNADNLSMERFLAVDLQVDTKPDMTYVTESDQAVEAAVRRTLKSARGRDVVLGEEQGEDEGTNGPGGRRWIIDPIDGTSNFVRGVPVWATLIALEEDGEIVAGCVSAPALGRRWWASKGTGAFTGKSLMSSRQIQVSRVSDLESASLSYASLGGWDVIGRGEAFAALMRRCWRTRAYGDFWSYMLLAEGAVDIAAEPELKIWDMAALDVIVREAGGTFTSLAGAPGPWGDNALATNTRLHDAAMAYLGHFPDQGPPDRSWTDEPEDESGPPERDNVRTFDFAREPADESS
- a CDS encoding PadR family transcriptional regulator, with product MRSNDFSDTRRPADRRRGRHHQDRGFGADFGPGFGGPGRPRGRRRGGRGGDVRAAALLLLAEGPKHGYQLIQEIGERSEGSWSPSPGSIYPVLQQLEDEGLLTFQRVDGRKTATLTEEGDAYVAEHREQLGTPWEDDRADQRREMHDLSTSLKGFVVAWKQVAQVGTPAQQEKATAVVEDARKAMYRILADDES
- the rsgA gene encoding ribosome small subunit-dependent GTPase A, which codes for MARQDDEHARFERPRRHTRPRTKVRPNYDEAATARVVTIDRGRYTVTLDEPSTGARGTRVITAMKSRNLGRKGVIVGDEVRVVGDISGDEGSLARIVEVMPRRTVLRRTADDDDPIERIIVANADQLVIVAALADPPPRAGLIDRCLVAAFDAGMEPLVCLTKSDLGSPDEIVAMFEPLGVRVLVTRQDGDLDAVRDALRDRTSVLVGHSGVGKSTLVNALVPDARRSVSYVNAVTGRGRHTSTSAISLELPFGGWIIDTPGIRSFGLAHVEVDDIIKAFPDLQEVARGCPRGCLHSATEPECALDVAVADGTLAAARVESFRRILASRDQKDEY
- the aroA gene encoding 3-phosphoshikimate 1-carboxyvinyltransferase, whose protein sequence is MTDPLPWLAPHRDTPFVGEVLVPGSKSLTNRVLILAALGDGPSVITRPLGSRDTNLMAAALTTLGATIERDGMTWTVTPARSTGADPVTVDCGLAGTVMRFVPLLAALGDAPVTFDGDEHARVRPMATTIATLRSLGVEVDDGGRGALPFTVHGSGRVPGGTVEVDASASSQFVSALLLVGARFEQGLDLRHTGGTLPSMPHIEMTVAELRRRGVRVDTDEPARWVVHPGTIDALDVEIEPDLSNAGVFIAGALVTGGEVRIRSWPRDTDQAGDAWRDIVPAFGGTVTPDGADLVFAAGPELTGVELDLHDVGELTPVIAAMAALATTPSRLTGVAHLRGHETDRLAALVTEINRLGGDAEELEDGLLIRPRPLHGDTFRTYDDHRMAHAAVVLGLRVPDLLVENVVTTIKTYPNFAPVWERLMTAPAKV
- a CDS encoding DoxX family protein, encoding MTLLRMVARPMLASLFIHGGAMALKQPGPRAAKAQPVADLIKKVAPQIPVNGSNLTRVNGAVHLVAGLGLATGHLPRLSALVLAVSLPPTTAAGHRYWDENDPAARTNQRIHFMKNMALTGGLLMATLDPDPHKKILVRRAKDKMTDAAASVADQLDHIRS